One window of Populus nigra chromosome 5, ddPopNigr1.1, whole genome shotgun sequence genomic DNA carries:
- the LOC133693605 gene encoding rhodanese-like domain-containing protein 6, translating into MADSNENQQDKGKDQEQEQYGVLLYYKYTEIPDLNSLLSFYNSNCTSLSLLGRVRLSLHGVNVTVGGKLSSLEKHIEAVKAISLFEGTDFKLASCHFPLNDKVAHECGFTSLSIRIVKELVTFSPYPLVKAPDVSNAGSHLSAVEFHSVLQSAGKLVDKESLVDDKGLVLLDARNLYETRIGKFDMPNVDTLDPGIRQYSDLPSWIDDNSEQLRGKNVLMYCTGGIRCEMASAYIRSKGAGFENVFQLFGGIQRYLEQFPDGGFFKGKNFVFDHRIAVGSSDTNILGTCLPCGLSFDDYSSRCRCSYCRMLLLVCDGCRKEEAVYVCELCQKHRKVIESNVAENGEQQDILPQVELKTISSDTILSPHLHGGQGARPPRKLRILCLHGFRQNASGFKGRTASLAKKLKNIAELVFVDAPHELPFIFQSCVSELECSDESSFSSQQILPPTETCRGKFAWLIAPDCKGRSATDWKKADSPFDPLQYLQQTEGFDVSLSYLKTVFSRDGPFDGILGFSQGAAMAALLCAQKGRLKGDIDFRFAILCSGFALPFVEIESGSINCPSLHIFGCVPGKDRQIANKTSRELASLFEDGCSVIIEHDCGHIIPTRTPYIDEIKGFLQRFL; encoded by the exons ATGGCAGACAGCAACGAGAATCAGCAAGACAAAGGCAAAGATCAAGAGCAAGAGCAATATGGTGTCCTGCTTTACTACAAATACACAGAAATCCCTGATCTCAACTCCCTCCTCTCCTTCTACAATTCCAACTGCACTTCCCTCTCCCTCCTTGGCCGTGTCCGCCTCTCTCTCCATGGAGTCAATGTCACT GTTGGTGGCAAGTTGTCTTCATTGGAGAAACATATTGAAGCTGTGAAAGCTATTAGTTTATTTGAAGGGACTGATTTCAAGCTTGCTTCTTGTCATTTTCCACTGAATGACAAGGTTGCTCATGAATGTGGCTTCACTTCTCTTTCCATTCGCATTGTCAAG GAATTGGTTACTTTTAGCCCTTATCCTCTTGTTAAAGCACCGGATGTTTCAAATGCTGGTAGCCATTTGTCCGCTGTGGAGTTCCATTCTGTTCTTCAAAGTGCTG GGAAGCTTGTAGATAAAGAAAGTCTAGTTGATGATAAAGGTCTTGTTTTATTAGATGCAAGGAATCTGTATGAGACGAGAATTGGGAAGTTTGACATGCCAAATGTGGACACTTTGGATCCTGGAATCAGACAGTATAGTGATCTGCCATCCTGGATAGATGATAATTCTGAACAATTGCGAGGAAAGAATGTCCTGAT GTATTGTACTGGAGGAATCAGGTGTGAGATGGCATCGGCCTATATTAGGTCAAAAGGTGCTGGATTTGAGAATGTATTTCAG TTGTTTGGTGGAATACAGCGTTATTTAGAACAATTTCCAGATGGTGGTTTTTTCAAAggaaagaattttgtttttgatcacAG GATTGCTGTTGGGAGCTCAGATACAAATATCTTGGGAACCTGCCTTCCCTGTGGCTTATCCTTTGATGATTACTCTTCACGATGTAGATGCTCATATTGTAGAATGCTATTATTGGTCTGTGATGGCTGCCGG AAGGAGGAAGCTGTTTATGTTTGCGAGCTGTGCCAAAAACATAGAAAGGTAATTGAGTCAAATGTTGCTGAAAATGGTGAACAGCAAGATATATTGCCTCAAGTTGAGCTCAAAACCATTTCCTCAGATACTATCCTCTCGCCTCATCTTCATGGGGGACAGG GTGCTAGGCCTCCAAGAAAGCTAAGAATCTTGTGCTTGCATGGGTTTCGGCAGAATGCATCTGGTTTTAAAGGAAGAACTGCATCATTAGCCAAGAAACTTAAAAACATTGCTGAGCTTGTCTTTGTTGATGCACCTCATGAGTTGCCTTTCATATTCCAGTCATGTGTCTCGGAACTAGAGTGCAGTGATGAATCATCATTTTCGTCACAACAAATTCTTCCCCCAACAGAAACTTGCAGGGGGAAGTTTGCGTGGTTGATAGCACCTGATTGCAAAGGAAGGAGTGCAACTGATTGGAAAAAGGCAGATAGTCCATTTGATCCCCTCCAGTACCTGCAGCAAACTGAAGGGTTTGATGTATCATTATCGTATTTAAAGACAGTATTCTCTCGGGATGGGCCATTTGATGGGATCCTGGGATTTTCACAAGGAGCAGCGATGGCTGCTTTACTTTGTGCACAAAAAGGGAGGCTAAAAGGTGACATTGATTTCAGATTTGCAATTTTGTGTTCTGGGTTCGCTCTTCCATTTGTGGAGATAGAGAGTGGATCGATTAACTGCCCCTCTCTCCATATATTCGGATGTGTTCCAGGCAAGGACAGGCAGATTGCAAACAAAACAAGCAGAGAACTTGCTTCCTTATTTGAAGATGGTTGCTCAGTTATTATTGAGCATGATTGTGGTCACATCATTCCTACTCGGACTCCATACATTgatgaaatcaaaggcttcctTCAACGCTTTCTGTAA